ATTTTCTCTAGCATCTTCTTATGATCTAGATGGATTATCCGGGGGGATTCTAGCTGAATTAGCTTATTTACTAACTATTATTCCTAAAGCAATTCCAGCTGCTTCAGCAGAAGTAAAAGCTTTAGCAGATTCAAGCGAACCTTTAAAAAATTATTTATCTTCATTGCCTTCGGGATTTGTTCTCCCGATGAGTAATTTGGGGTCCGCGGGGATGTTTATAGGGATTCTATCAGCCTTTATTGCTGTTGAAATTTATCGTTTCACTCAAAAGAGTGGATTCAAGATTTCAATGCCACCTCAAGTTCCAGCATCAGTTGCGCGTTCTTTTGAAGCTTTAACACCAACAGTTATCGTACTATTACTTGTTTCAACTGTTACTATGTTTATCGGTATCGATGTTCATAAAATTGTAGGTAGTATCGTTGCTCCACTGGTACAAGCGACAGATTCCATTTTCTCAGTTATTGTGGTGATTTTCTTATCACAATTCTTCTGGTCGTTTGGTATTCACGGTTGGTCAATCGTTGGTTCTCTTGCAAGACCGTTATGGTTAGTATTGTTAGAAGAAAATACTTCAGCTTTCGCAAGCGGCTCTGCAATTCCTAATATTGCGGCTGAACCATTCTATCAATGGTTTGTAATGATTGGTGGTTCTGGGGCTACGATTGGTTTAGCTATTTTATTAATCTGGCGTTCTAAATCTGCATATGGTAAGTCTTTAGGTAAGACAGCATTTATTCCAGCAGTATGTAATATCAATGAACCTTTAATCTTCGGTACTCCTATTGTATTAAATCCACAATTAATTATTCCGTTTATTTTAGCACCATTAGCAAATGGGATTGTAACATGGATTGCAATGTCCGCTGGATTAGTGAATAAAGTTGTAGCAAGTGCACCTTGGACTCTTCCTGGACCTATTGGAGCGTTCTTAGCTACTGGTAGTGACTGGAGAGCCATCGTATTAAACGTTGTATTAATTGTATTGTCGATTTTAATTTACTATCCATTCTTTACAATGTACGACAAATCATTATTGGCTCAAGAACAAGAGCAATAAAAATGAAACTATGAGCCCTGTTCTAGTAGCAGGGCTTTTCTATACTAAATTTTAAGGAGAAAATGAATGAGAAGATTAGGAGTATCTATATATCCAGAAAAAAGTACGGTAGAAGAAATCAAGAACTATCTTGAAGAAACGAGTCGTTTAGGCTTTTCTAGAGTTTTCTCTTGTCTATTGTCTGTGAATAAGCCTGCAGAAGAAATAAAAAAAGAATTTACCAAAATAAATACTTTTGCTCACGAACTAGGTTTTGAAGTCATTGTTGATGTTTCTCCACGAGTATTTGGAGAGTTAAATATTTCATATAAGGATCTATCGTTTTTCAAAGAAATTGGGGCAGACGGAATTCGTTTAGATGCCGGCTTTTCGGGATTAGAAGAATCTATTATGACCTATAATCCAGAAAATTTAATTATCGAAATCAATATGAGCAATAATGTTCATACGATTGATACCATCATGGATTATAGACCTAATAAATATAAATTATATGGGTGTCACAATTTTTATCCACATCGTTATTCCGGTTTAAACTTAGATTTCTATAAAGAATGTACAAAACGTTTTAACAAGTATGGATTAAAAACAGCAACATTTGTCACTTCACATGATAAAGGGGCATTTGGACCTTGGCCAACTACTGAAGGATTACCAACGCTAGAATTGCATCGTGAGTTGCCATTAGATGTGCAAATAAAACACCATATTGCAATGGAATTAGTGGATGATATTCTCATTTCTAATTGCTATCCAACGAAAGAAGAATTGTCTCGCATAGAAGGACTAGATTTGGATGTAGTGACTTTTGATGTTGAATTAGTTGAAGGCATTCCGGAGATAGAAAAGAAAATTGTATTAGAGGAATTTCATTTCAATAGAGGAGATCAGAATGACTACTTTATTCGTTCGACACAGAGTCGTGTGAAGTATAAAGGACATCGATTTGAAGTGTTTAATGCTCCTAATCAGATTAAGAGAGGCGATATTTTAATCGAAAGTAGTGAATACGGACATTATGCAGGAGAATTACAAATCGCCTTGAAGGATATGGAAAATTCAGGTAAGACCAATGTTGTCGCAAAAGTAGTGGATATAGAACACTTTATTTTAGATGAAATTAAACCTTGGCAGAAATTTAAATTTAGACTTAAATAAGCAGAATGGAGAAAACAATGAAGATATTATGGGGCGGAGCAACAGCAGCTAGTCAATATGAGGGCGGATTTACTCTGGAAAAAGGCCTAGATACACAAGATTGTAGACCCTATTTACCTCGTACTTCGAATGCCACAGAAGAAACTCGATTATTAACAAGAGAAAAAATAGAAGAAGCTAAAAATGAAGCGTCTAAACAATACTATCCTTTTAGAAATGGAACAAAAGGGTTTGAACACCTAGAAGAGGATATAGAGTATTTTGCCGAATTAGGGTTAGACTTATATAGATTTTCGATTAGCTGGTCAAGACTTTTCCCTAAAGGAATTGAAGAAGAACCTTCCCAAGAAGGTGTTGCCTATTATGATAAAGTGTTCCAGTTGTTAGAAGAGAAAAAAATCAAAATATTTCTAACATTAAACCACTATGCAATGCCTATCTATTTAGTAGAGCAATATGGAGGATGGAAAGGAAGAGAATGTATTGACCATTTTCTTCACTTTGCAGCCTTTGTGTTTGAGAGGTGGGGACATTTAGTCGAATATTGGCTACCGTTTAATGAAATCAACGCAGGGTATTTTAGTCCTTATAATGGCGTTGGTTTATTAAAAGGAGAAAATGGATATCAATTGTCAGATGTTTTCCAAGCGTTACATCATCAGTTTGTAGCTAGCGCTAAAACCATTCAACTAGCAAGAAAAATGAACTTACCAGGTCGTTTTGGTTCCATGATCGCTTGCTTCTGCTATTATCCATTAACGAGCAAACCTGAGGACAATTTGAAATTGGTGTTTGAAGAACAAATGAACCAGTGGTACTGTATGGATATTTTATCAAAAGGTGAGTACCCATATTACGCAGAAACATTTTTCAAAAACAAAAATATAGTGCTACAAATTACAGAAGAAGATAGAAAATTATTAAAAGAAAATACATGTGATTTTGTATCTATTTCGTTTTATACTTCCTCAGTAATTACTGTAGATGAAGCAGACAAAACCGCTGGAAACTTAGTTGTTTCTACTAAAAATCCATACTTGAAAGCAAGCGAATGGGGGTGGCAAATAGATCCGGTAGGATTAAGAACGTCTCTTCATAGAGTTTACGAACGATACGGGAAACCGGTGATTGTGTCTGAAAATGGGTTAGGCGCTCGAGATGTATTAACCGAAAAACATCAAATCCATGATGATTATCGCATTGAGTATATGAAGTCGTATTACGAGCAAGCTCAATTAGCACTTGAAGATGGAGTCCCTCTTGAAGCGTTTATTGCATGGGGGATTGTGGATATCGTTTCAGCGGGTAGTTGTGAAATGGATAAACGTTATGGAGTGATTTATGTAGATGCTGACAATCACGGAAATGGTAGCTATGCAAGATATAAAAAAGATAGTTTCTATTGGTATAAAGACTTCATTAAGAATTACAAAAAAGAAAATATTGATTAACTGTTGAGTGTATGATTATAAAGAATAAGGAATAAAGTTCGTAGCGTCTAGAAGAGGACCATAGAAAAACAATTAAAGAGAGTGTGTATCATGAGTGTGTTGTATAAAATTAAAAGTTCAATGAGTGCTTTTACAGAAACCGATCGATCGATTGCAGAGTTTGTTTTTGTCAATAGACAAGTTGTTCTAGAGTCTAATGCCAAAGAATTAGGAGACATGACGAAAACATCGGCAGCTGCATGGGTACGATTTTCTAAAAAGATGGGATATAAAGGCTTACCTGCTTTTAAAGTAGCTCTTGCCAAAGAAACTCAATCGTATACAAACGAAGATGACATTGAAACTTTTTTAAATCCTCAAGATTCCTTAATGGGATTGCTTCAAAAAACGGAAAACATGTTAACACAAAATATAAGAGAAACTTTTTCTTTACTCGATTATCATGCACTAGAAAAAGCCATCGAATTTATCCATGAAGCCAAAACCGTCTTCTTGTTAGGTGTAGGAGGAAGCAGTATTGTTTGTTTGGATTTCTATCATAAAATGACTCGAATTCATCAAAATGTCATGTACGATCGTGACTTGCATACTTTAATGCCTCGTATTGCGCAGTTAGATAAGAACGATGTTGTTCTTGTTATTAGTTATAATGGTGAAACTGAATCGGTTAATTCCATTGCAAAAGTTGCTAAGACAATGGGAGCCAGAATTGTTGGAGTGACAAAGTACAATTTAAAATCAACACTCTCGACATTGTCGGATATTCGACTGTTTGTTCCTGTAGAAGAAAAAGAGATTCGCTTAGGATCGATTACTTCTAGAAATAGTTTATTAACGATTACAGATTTATTGTATTATGGAATTGCAAAGACAGATTTTAATGTCACGAAAGATTTGCTGGTTCGAACAAGACAGTTCATTAAGGAGGTTGAATAATGCTTGCAGTAGGGTTAATGTCTGGAACATCTTTAGATGGTGTGGATACCGTTCTTTGTGAAATAAGCGGTCAAGATGAGTCCACCAAAGTAAAACAATTATATTTTAAAACATATGACATCCCAGAAAGTTTGAGAACAAAAATAAGAAAATGCTGTAGCAGAGAATTAATTCCGGTGGATTTAATTTGTTCGGTGAATTTTGAATTAGGATATCTTTTCGCAGACTCTGTAAAGAGCCTGTGTAAAGATGCTAATGTGAAGTTGGAAGATCTTTCTTTTATAGCAAGTCATGGACAAACCATTTTCCATATACCAAAACCCTATGACGATTATGTGCCGAGCACCTTACAAATTGGAGAGGCAGCGATTATAGCGAATGAATGCAAAACTAAAGTTATTTCCAATTTTAGAGTCATGGATATGGCTGTCGGTGGTGAAGGAGCTCCATTGGTACCTTATAGTGAGACTTTATTATACAGTGAAGAAAATCAAGCGGTGGCTTTGCAAAATATTGGAGGCATTGGAAATGTAACTGTCCTTCCCAAAAAAGGAGACACTAAAAAAGTTATCGCTTTTGATACAGGACCAGGAAACATGATGATTGACGAAGCCGTACGAACTTTTTACGGCAAAAAATATGATACAGATGGCTATTATGCACGACAAGGAAATCTGATTTCATCGTTAGCAGCAGAATTAAAGGAACATCCTTATTTCAATTTGGAGATTCCAAAAACAACGGGTAGAGAGATGTTTGGAGAGCATTTTACAAAATCCATTCTTGAAAAATATCATTCCTGTGAACCGAATGATTTGATTCATACATTTACTTGGTTTACGGCCTACTCGATTGCCTATCATTATAAAAAATATTTAATTTCTGAATATGGTTTAAAGAAATGTATTATTGGTGGTGGGGGAGCCTATAATTCTTATTTACTAGAACTTATCAGAAATGAGATTCCGGAAGTAACGGTAATGACACAGGAAGAGCATGGTTTTTCTTCTGAAGCAAAAGAAGCTTTAGCATTTGTGATTCTTGGGAATCAGACTTACCATAGAAGCCCTTCTAATGTTCCTTCTGCAACTGGTGCCAAGAAGAGTGTTATTTTAGGGCAAATTACGTACCCTACTCTATAAATAAAAAACGATTGTGCCGATGGGAGTAATCTCATCGGCACAATCGTTTTTTATTTACAAATAGAACACACTCTCGGTAGCAGGGCGAGAAGGAATCATTTGAAGCTCTTTGTGAAAAGTTTGCAATGCTGAAATACAACTGTTGAGTATAGTCACATTGTTTTTGATCACACTTCCCTCAAAAGCAACTGGAATAATGCTGTCATTATTGCAAGATAGTAAAGTATTTGCAATATCTTTTCCAGCCTGCTCAGCAAGGGTATGTAAAAAGTAATTTGCATCAAAAGTGGTACAGAAGGTGGCGAGTTTTGCGACTTCTGTTTTAGGTTTGGAGTACACAGTTTGTATAATGGAAGTTCTGTCAGGGAATCGCTCTTCTAGAGTAGGAATCAGTTCGCTAAAGTCTAAAGGAGATTCTGAAAAATCAAGATAATGAATATAGGTAGTTAAAATTTTCTTGCCAATCCAATAGCCACTACCTTCATCCCCTAAAATATGTCCCCATCCTCCTTTTTGAATAAATTCTCCATTCTTTCGTGAAAGAAGAGAGGAACCCGTTCCAGCAATGAATAAATTTCCGTCCTGATTCTTAAAAGTAGCGATATGACTCATTTTTAAATCGGAATCTACGACAAATTTGCAAGGGATTCTTTCTTTAAAAGCGCAGGTGAGTTCTTGAATTATTGTACCTGCTCCAGCCATTCCAATCGATATTATCGAAATATCCATGTAGTTGAGTTTATTTTGAGATAGTAACTTCTCAATGACTCGCAAAACATTAGAAACAGCGAGCTCAAAGTTGACAATGGGATTGCCCATCTCTCCAATTAATTCATCAATGATTTGATTATCTTTATATAAAACACCTTTGGTCTTTGTTCCTCCAGCATCTATGCCAATTTTCATAATAACGGTCCTCTCAATTTTTATCTGTTTAGTGAATAGGGGAATTTTTAGGGATGTTTACTTCCGTAATTGGTGAGTAAATTTATAACTGGTTTCTAAAATATCATTTTGGAGACTATCTTCCTTTTGGAGAAGCCCTAAATAGAGTAAGTCCACTAAAAATAATGAATCGTTTCGGCTAGTGATAGCGGCAGAACGAATCGTATTTTCGTGTCGGGGTATTTTTAAGCAATAAGTACTTAAAGAATCTAATTGTGTGTTTCCAAGTCCTGTTATAGATACGGTTGGAATTCCACGTTCTTTGGCAATCACAAACGCGGTAGCAACTTCTTTTGTTTGTGCAGAGTAACTAACACCGATGATAAGGTCTTCTTTAGTGGCACTACTAAGACTTGCCAGTTGAGTATGGGAATCTGTATGATAGATAATATTTTTCCCAATTCTGCTTAGTTTAAAATAGAAATCATTACAGACCATTCCAGAAGCCCCCACGCCAAATGCATAAATCTTTTTTGCATTTCTCATCAAACTAATGATGTTGTTTAGCGCCGAGTCGTCGAGTAGTTCTAAAGTCATTTCATAGGAACGAGTCACGGTACTAAAAAGTTTTGATTGAATGGTTTTAATAGAGTCGTCTTTTTCGATTTGTTCATCGATGGTTTTAGTATTTTTCTGTGCGAGATGCACTTTAAACCGTGAATACGAACGATATCCAATTTTCTTAATAAACTTACTGATGGATGATGGGGAAACACCAATTTGTTCAGATAAAGTATGAATACTAGATGAGAGTACTATATCTGAATTCTGTGCAATGAACGATTCGATTTTTTTGTCTGTAGTTGTTAAATAGTTCTTCATACAATATCCCGCTTTCTGAAACTTTATTTCCAATTCAATTATATAGTATTGAAATAAAATTTACAACGATGTATAATATTCTTAAGAAAACGATTCCAATTCTGATTCTAGTGGAATTTTAAGGAGGAGGTGGAGAAAATGGATGACATTTCCAAGTTGATGACAGAACAAGTAAATGATAGAAGTGTGGATATTGAAACACAATCGATTGGTCAGATTTTACATTATATGAATGATGAGAATAGGACCGTTACAGATGCGATTGAACGATGCATTCCTTCGATTGAAAAAGTAACTGCAGCAGTCGTACAAGCGTTTGAGAAAGGAGGTCGATTGATTTATCTTGGTGCGGGAACTTCTGGTAGACTCGGTGATTTGGATGCAAGTGAGTGTCCACCAACCTTTGGCGTTTCACCGGATATGGTAGTTGGCGTTATAGCAGGTGGAGATTATGCCCTTCGTCATGCAATAGAAGGAGCAGAAGATGATGAAACCATTGCGCAAGAACAGTTGAAAAAGCTTGGTCTAGTCAAAGAAGATGTCGTCGTTGGAATTAGTGCAAGTGGGCGAACACCGTATGTTGTGGCAGGATTAAGCTACGCAAAAGAGGTGGGATGCTTTACTGGAGCTATTTCAAATTCTCCAGATGCTTTAATTTCTAAAGTAGCCTCAGTGGGAATTGAGGCTATTACCGGACCAGAAGTGGTTACAGGCTCTACTCGAATGAAGGCAGGCACAGCACAAAAAATCATTCTCAATATGATTACTACTACAGCAATGATTCAAGTAGGGAAAATTTTTAAAGGATATATGGTCGACGTTCAACCAACAAATCAAAAATTGAAACAACGAGCAACCAATATTCTAGCTAAAGTAACTAACTTACCTCAAGAGGATGCCAGAAAAGTTCTTGAGGACAATCATTTTGATTTAAAGGTAGCTATTATTTCTCAATTACATCATATTTCAGTAGAAGAAGCGGAAAAACTTCTTCGAGATAATCAAATGAATATTGTTAGAGCAATACAAAATAAGGGGGCTTAATAAAATGGATGCAAAAAAGGTAGCAAGTGAAATTTTAAGTAAGGTCGGACAGAAGGAAAATGTGGTCAGTAATGCAACTTGTATGACACGTTTACGTCTGACAGTAGCAGATACATCAAAAGTGGATGTAGCTGGATTAAAAGATGTAGATTCAGTATTAGGAGTTGTTGAACGTGAACAAGGTGTTCAAATCGTTTTAGGACCTGGTAAAGTGACTGAAGTAGGTCGTGAATTTTCAGCTTTAACAGGAATTGATTTAGGTAGTGTGGATGAGATTAATGCAGCAGATTTAGCGAAGGAAAACAAAAAAGAAAATAAGGCCGCACATAGGGGTCCTATCCAACGATTCTTGGAACATATTGCTAATATTTTCGTGCCACTATTACCAGGGATTATCGCCGCTGGGTTAATCAATGGGATTTCAAACGTAATTAACGTAACTACACAAAATGCTTATAACTTTGAATGGTGGTACCAAGCCATTCGTACAATGGGTTGGGGACTATTTACGTTCTTACCTTTATACGTAGGGTATAATGCCGCTCGTGAATTCAAAGGAACTCCAATTCTTGGGGCGATTGCAGGAAG
This Granulicatella adiacens ATCC 49175 DNA region includes the following protein-coding sequences:
- a CDS encoding PTS sugar transporter subunit IIC, translated to MFDKITEFMDTKLSTPMAKLAEQRHLRAIRDGIIATLPIIVVASMFLVIAFLPNSMPKDWGITQFIQANQAKILLPYRVSMYIMTLYAVFGIGFSLASSYDLDGLSGGILAELAYLLTIIPKAIPAASAEVKALADSSEPLKNYLSSLPSGFVLPMSNLGSAGMFIGILSAFIAVEIYRFTQKSGFKISMPPQVPASVARSFEALTPTVIVLLLVSTVTMFIGIDVHKIVGSIVAPLVQATDSIFSVIVVIFLSQFFWSFGIHGWSIVGSLARPLWLVLLEENTSAFASGSAIPNIAAEPFYQWFVMIGGSGATIGLAILLIWRSKSAYGKSLGKTAFIPAVCNINEPLIFGTPIVLNPQLIIPFILAPLANGIVTWIAMSAGLVNKVVASAPWTLPGPIGAFLATGSDWRAIVLNVVLIVLSILIYYPFFTMYDKSLLAQEQEQ
- a CDS encoding DUF871 domain-containing protein, translated to MRRLGVSIYPEKSTVEEIKNYLEETSRLGFSRVFSCLLSVNKPAEEIKKEFTKINTFAHELGFEVIVDVSPRVFGELNISYKDLSFFKEIGADGIRLDAGFSGLEESIMTYNPENLIIEINMSNNVHTIDTIMDYRPNKYKLYGCHNFYPHRYSGLNLDFYKECTKRFNKYGLKTATFVTSHDKGAFGPWPTTEGLPTLELHRELPLDVQIKHHIAMELVDDILISNCYPTKEELSRIEGLDLDVVTFDVELVEGIPEIEKKIVLEEFHFNRGDQNDYFIRSTQSRVKYKGHRFEVFNAPNQIKRGDILIESSEYGHYAGELQIALKDMENSGKTNVVAKVVDIEHFILDEIKPWQKFKFRLK
- a CDS encoding glycoside hydrolase family 1 protein, with amino-acid sequence MKILWGGATAASQYEGGFTLEKGLDTQDCRPYLPRTSNATEETRLLTREKIEEAKNEASKQYYPFRNGTKGFEHLEEDIEYFAELGLDLYRFSISWSRLFPKGIEEEPSQEGVAYYDKVFQLLEEKKIKIFLTLNHYAMPIYLVEQYGGWKGRECIDHFLHFAAFVFERWGHLVEYWLPFNEINAGYFSPYNGVGLLKGENGYQLSDVFQALHHQFVASAKTIQLARKMNLPGRFGSMIACFCYYPLTSKPEDNLKLVFEEQMNQWYCMDILSKGEYPYYAETFFKNKNIVLQITEEDRKLLKENTCDFVSISFYTSSVITVDEADKTAGNLVVSTKNPYLKASEWGWQIDPVGLRTSLHRVYERYGKPVIVSENGLGARDVLTEKHQIHDDYRIEYMKSYYEQAQLALEDGVPLEAFIAWGIVDIVSAGSCEMDKRYGVIYVDADNHGNGSYARYKKDSFYWYKDFIKNYKKENID
- a CDS encoding MurR/RpiR family transcriptional regulator — translated: MYKIKSSMSAFTETDRSIAEFVFVNRQVVLESNAKELGDMTKTSAAAWVRFSKKMGYKGLPAFKVALAKETQSYTNEDDIETFLNPQDSLMGLLQKTENMLTQNIRETFSLLDYHALEKAIEFIHEAKTVFLLGVGGSSIVCLDFYHKMTRIHQNVMYDRDLHTLMPRIAQLDKNDVVLVISYNGETESVNSIAKVAKTMGARIVGVTKYNLKSTLSTLSDIRLFVPVEEKEIRLGSITSRNSLLTITDLLYYGIAKTDFNVTKDLLVRTRQFIKEVE
- the anmK gene encoding anhydro-N-acetylmuramic acid kinase AnmK codes for the protein MLAVGLMSGTSLDGVDTVLCEISGQDESTKVKQLYFKTYDIPESLRTKIRKCCSRELIPVDLICSVNFELGYLFADSVKSLCKDANVKLEDLSFIASHGQTIFHIPKPYDDYVPSTLQIGEAAIIANECKTKVISNFRVMDMAVGGEGAPLVPYSETLLYSEENQAVALQNIGGIGNVTVLPKKGDTKKVIAFDTGPGNMMIDEAVRTFYGKKYDTDGYYARQGNLISSLAAELKEHPYFNLEIPKTTGREMFGEHFTKSILEKYHSCEPNDLIHTFTWFTAYSIAYHYKKYLISEYGLKKCIIGGGGAYNSYLLELIRNEIPEVTVMTQEEHGFSSEAKEALAFVILGNQTYHRSPSNVPSATGAKKSVILGQITYPTL
- a CDS encoding N-acetylglucosamine kinase gives rise to the protein MKIGIDAGGTKTKGVLYKDNQIIDELIGEMGNPIVNFELAVSNVLRVIEKLLSQNKLNYMDISIISIGMAGAGTIIQELTCAFKERIPCKFVVDSDLKMSHIATFKNQDGNLFIAGTGSSLLSRKNGEFIQKGGWGHILGDEGSGYWIGKKILTTYIHYLDFSESPLDFSELIPTLEERFPDRTSIIQTVYSKPKTEVAKLATFCTTFDANYFLHTLAEQAGKDIANTLLSCNNDSIIPVAFEGSVIKNNVTILNSCISALQTFHKELQMIPSRPATESVFYL
- a CDS encoding MurR/RpiR family transcriptional regulator; translation: MKNYLTTTDKKIESFIAQNSDIVLSSSIHTLSEQIGVSPSSISKFIKKIGYRSYSRFKVHLAQKNTKTIDEQIEKDDSIKTIQSKLFSTVTRSYEMTLELLDDSALNNIISLMRNAKKIYAFGVGASGMVCNDFYFKLSRIGKNIIYHTDSHTQLASLSSATKEDLIIGVSYSAQTKEVATAFVIAKERGIPTVSITGLGNTQLDSLSTYCLKIPRHENTIRSAAITSRNDSLFLVDLLYLGLLQKEDSLQNDILETSYKFTHQLRK
- the murQ gene encoding N-acetylmuramic acid 6-phosphate etherase, coding for MDDISKLMTEQVNDRSVDIETQSIGQILHYMNDENRTVTDAIERCIPSIEKVTAAVVQAFEKGGRLIYLGAGTSGRLGDLDASECPPTFGVSPDMVVGVIAGGDYALRHAIEGAEDDETIAQEQLKKLGLVKEDVVVGISASGRTPYVVAGLSYAKEVGCFTGAISNSPDALISKVASVGIEAITGPEVVTGSTRMKAGTAQKIILNMITTTAMIQVGKIFKGYMVDVQPTNQKLKQRATNILAKVTNLPQEDARKVLEDNHFDLKVAIISQLHHISVEEAEKLLRDNQMNIVRAIQNKGA